A single region of the Diadema setosum chromosome 14, eeDiaSeto1, whole genome shotgun sequence genome encodes:
- the LOC140237482 gene encoding uncharacterized protein has protein sequence MERGIFQGCPISPYLFLLVIESMALAIRQNLNIKGIPVGENDLKISLLADDSTCFIDGSQNSFKSLFDTIGSFSESSGCKLNISKSEAIWIGSLKGSQKFPFSEKGLKWNKSTFKTLGIHFSLNISNLYDLNHKTKLKSIENILNCWRVRNLSLVGKICVIKTLLLPQLLYYFPVLCIKIPKKFFRQINTILYKFIWSGGSDRVKRHLLCNDYSLGGLKMIDPYMFSIAQKMTWVKMLLDDNYQSIWKFIELCILDDFSGRKDILWKAHPPACILNKLGSSQLAESLQTWYIFREKIVKDEFNTAFSAIGSCQCIWFNRSIRSKSKQYFLYEDWLDKGIVFISDLLNPPHPGYKLFEELILDYDISKKDRRKYNFLLKNIPKDWFVSSDLTPDKIFEEIKAKLLKTQKNPKFAYSIIQETCYPERQTVFWSDLQESEEINWEKVHVNNFLCTINTRIRSFYFKLFHRAIGLNNFLYKIKRKDSPNCSFCKNAPETYIHIFVQCPSVQPIWEDTLKAISQKINKPLNVSLFEQMFGFDSDKFLTYLFLLLKYYVYICKFQNKPPSFKGYKSYVIANKELEYNIAKRNNKLSIHFRKWRFDL, from the coding sequence ATGGAACGAGGTATTTTCCAAGGGTGTCCTATATCCCCATACCTGTTTTTGTTGGTTATCGAGTCTATGGCTCTTGCTATTAGACAAAACCTAAATATTAAAGGTATCCCAGTGGGcgaaaatgatttgaaaatttcTTTGCTAGCAGATGACTCTACTTGTTTCATTGACGGTTCACAAAACTCGTTTAAATCACTTTTTGATACTATTGGTTCATTTTCTGAGAGTTCTGGCTGTAAGCTTAACATCTCTAAATCAGAAGCAATTTGGATTGGTTCTTTAAAGGGTTctcaaaaatttccattttcggaGAAAGGTCTTAAATGGAATAAGTCTACTTTTAAAACTCTgggtattcatttttctttgaacatAAGTAATCTGTATGATCTTAACCACAAGACAAAGcttaaatccattgaaaatattttgaattgttgGCGTGTAAGAAATTTATCTCTGGTCGGGAAGATCTGTGTTATAAAGACCCTATTGCTGCCTCAACTTCTGTATTATTTTCCGGTATTATGTATAAaaataccaaagaaattttttaGACAAATAAACACAATACTATATAAATTCATATGGAGTGGTGGAAGTGATAGGGTCAAAAGACACCTCTTGTGTAATGATTACTCTTTGGGTGGTTTAAAAATGATTGATCCATACATGTTTTCGATTGcacaaaaaatgacatgggtcaAAATGCTTCTTGATGATAACTATCAAAGTATATGGAAATTTATTGAATTATGTATTTTAGATGATTTTAGTGGTAGAAAAGATATATTGTGGAAAGCACATCCCCCTGCAtgtattttgaacaaattaGGCTCAAGTCAATTAGCCGAATCTCTTCAAACATGGTACATTTTTagagaaaaaattgttaaagaTGAATTTAATACAGCTTTTTCTGCAATTGGTTCTTGTCAATGCATTTGGTTTAACAGAAGTATTCGTTCAAAATCCAAACAATACTTCTTGTATGAAGATTGGTTAGACAAAGGTATTGTCTTTATAAGTGATCTACTCAACCCTCCCCATCCAGGttataaattatttgaagaaCTGATTTTGGATTACGATATTAGCAAAAAGGACAGGCGgaaatacaattttttattgaaaaatattcCAAAAGATTGGTTTGTTTCCTCTGATTTAACTCCAGACAAAATATTTGAGGAAATTAAAGCAAAACTTTTAAAGACTCAAAAAAATCCAAAGTTCGCTTACAGTATAATACAAGAAACATGTTATCCAGAAAGACAGACtgtattttggagtgacctccaAGAGTCCGAAGAAATCAATTGGGAAAAGGTTCATGTGAACAACTTTTTATGTACCATAAATACACGTATTcgatctttttattttaagctATTTCACAGAGCTATAGGTTTGAATAACTTTCtatataaaattaaaagaaaagattctCCCAATTGCTCATTTTGTAAGAATGCCCCTGAAacctatattcatatttttgttcaatGTCCGTCAGTTCAACCCATTTGGGAGGATACTCTTAAAGCTATCTCTCAGAAAATCAATAAGCCACTAaatgtttcattatttgaacaaatgtttggttttgattctgataaatttttgacatatctttttcttttacttaaatattatgtttatatttgtaaatttcaaaataaaccaCCAAGCTTTAAAGGTTATAAATCGTATGTCATAGCCAACAAGGAGCTTGAGTATAATATTgctaaaagaaataacaaactttcgattcatttcaggaaatggagatTTGATCTGTAA